A window of Malania oleifera isolate guangnan ecotype guangnan chromosome 5, ASM2987363v1, whole genome shotgun sequence contains these coding sequences:
- the LOC131154938 gene encoding auxin-responsive protein SAUR21-like — MHQCFLYTYLQTGPKISAHTTVTWILSVTVSFFATIQKIQSWSFKLQSLLTRTQSGIPKGHIAVYVGDIRRNKRFVVPISYLKHPSFLDLLNRAEEEFGFNHPMGALTIPCDEDTFIDLTSRLRRS; from the exons ATGCATCAATGCTTTCTCTACACATATCTGCAGACAGGTCCAAAAATATCTGCACATACAACTGTCACTTGGATCCTTTCAGTGACAGTGAGCTTCTTTGCAACAATTCAGAAGATACAATCATGG AGTTTCAAATTGCAGTCTCTCCTCACTCGAACCCAGTCTGGCATTCCAAAAGGCCACATCGCGGTTTACGTAGGAGATATCAGGAGGAACAAGCGGTTCGTGGTTCCAATATCTTACTTGAAGCATCCATCATTCCTGGACTTGCTCAACCGAGCTGAGGAAGAATTCGGTTTCAACCACCCAATGGGCGCTCTAACAATTCCATGCGACGAAGACACCTTCATTGATCTCACTTCTCGATTGAGACGCTCTTGA